The following are encoded together in the Plasmodium vinckei vinckei genome assembly, chromosome: PVVCY_12 genome:
- a CDS encoding mitochondrial ribosomal protein S16 precursor, putative, giving the protein MIRRLFLPYFSKDKGPPRIRCQINGVKRKRFFKIVVANQKDKKNGKHIEVLGTYVNKNNIKEKLNTYNITNPNNDYYYNNVENIKEIRLRFNRVKFWLAANCNFSDHMKYVLSLCKLIPQYPVKYSRRCSDKYYYKYNEIINKHKLIQAQKINNFLKTDLNIQYSNNFDDSSTQPKEKDDYIYTPEELIYLKKLAKNRNLDFEHTDKIRKIIR; this is encoded by the coding sequence ATGATAAGAAGATTGTTTTTACCATATTTCTCCAAAGATAAGGGCCCACCAAGAATAAGGTGTCAAATAAACGGTGTTAAAAGAAAACGATTTTTCAAAATCGTGGTAGCAAAccaaaaagataaaaaaaatgggaaaCATATAGAAGTCTTAGGAAcatatgttaataaaaataatataaaagaaaaattgaatacatataatattactaaccctaataatgattattattataataatgtggaaaatattaaagagATTAGACTGAGATTTAATAGAGTCAAATTTTGGCTCGCTGCAAATTGCAACTTTAGTGATCATAtgaaatatgttttaagCTTATGTAAATTAATACCACAATACCCTGTAAAGTATAGCCGACGATGTTctgataaatattattataaatataatgaaattataaataaacataaactAATACAAGCACAAAAAATCaataactttttaaaaacagatttaaatattcaatattcaaataattttgatgaTTCATCAACACAACCCAAAGAAAAAgatgattatatatatacacctGAAGAACTTATATatcttaaaaaattagcaaaaaatagaaatttAGATTTTGAGCATACAGataaaattagaaaaattattaggTAA